One part of the Algibacter sp. L1A34 genome encodes these proteins:
- a CDS encoding shikimate dehydrogenase family protein, with amino-acid sequence MKKLGLLGKDISYSFSRNYFKEKFENENITDTTYENFDLENIDLFPSIIKNTKNIKGLNVTIPYKEAVMPFLDKINKKAKAIGAVNTIKVTKKGKLVGYNTDCYGFKNTLKPFIKSYHKKALILGTGGASKAVAFSLKELGIDYKYVSRKQSKGVTFTYDDLTENIITDHQIIVNCTPLGTFPDIDVCANIPYNGITDKHILFDLIYNPDQTKFLKQGKDNGAVTVNGLNMLKLQAEKSWSIWDL; translated from the coding sequence GTGAAAAAACTAGGACTTTTAGGCAAGGATATATCATATTCATTTTCAAGAAATTATTTCAAAGAAAAATTTGAAAATGAAAATATAACAGACACTACTTACGAAAATTTCGACTTAGAAAATATTGATCTATTTCCTTCAATCATAAAAAACACAAAAAATATTAAAGGCCTTAATGTTACTATTCCTTACAAGGAAGCCGTGATGCCTTTTCTTGATAAAATAAACAAAAAGGCTAAAGCTATTGGCGCTGTAAACACTATAAAAGTTACAAAAAAAGGTAAACTTGTGGGTTACAACACCGATTGCTATGGTTTTAAAAATACATTAAAACCGTTTATCAAATCGTATCATAAAAAAGCACTAATTCTAGGAACTGGCGGAGCAAGTAAAGCTGTGGCTTTCAGTTTAAAAGAACTAGGAATCGATTATAAATATGTATCTAGAAAACAATCGAAAGGAGTTACTTTCACTTATGATGATTTAACAGAAAACATTATAACCGATCATCAAATTATTGTGAATTGTACGCCTTTAGGTACTTTTCCGGATATCGATGTTTGTGCAAATATTCCGTACAACGGCATAACGGATAAACATATTTTATTCGATTTAATTTACAATCCAGATCAAACTAAATTCTTAAAACAAGGTAAAGATAACGGTGCTGTTACCGTAAACGGCTTAAACATGTTAAAACTCCAAGCCGAGAAATCGTGGTCTATTTGGGATTTATAA
- a CDS encoding DUF368 domain-containing protein has product MESTRTLTDKIFLILKGLGMGAANKVPGISGGVVAFVAGFYEEFIYSLKKVNGKAFKLLINGRFNSFYNYINGRFLSLLFFGMIVSYFSVSKILDYLIKHYELYVWSVFFGMIIGSIYYVNKDFKDRNYKTYLSLAIGILLGVGISFLSPAKENDNLWFVFFCGIISVSGMTLPGFSGSFILILLGNYVLLLVDSVNALYDTFSEMFNGNFSFTANPDRIRMLKVLAAFTLGSVTGLITFSHLLSYILKHYKSITTSAILGFIIGSLGVVWPWKKTIYKLDSNGSFLFDSTGSKVVQNYQRFFPELNTDTYLAIGFIIVGIALVLALEWYGQKTRHLKD; this is encoded by the coding sequence ATGGAAAGCACCAGAACACTTACCGATAAAATTTTTCTAATCTTAAAAGGATTAGGTATGGGAGCTGCCAATAAAGTTCCAGGAATTTCTGGTGGTGTTGTGGCTTTTGTTGCTGGTTTTTACGAAGAGTTTATTTACTCATTAAAAAAAGTAAATGGTAAAGCTTTTAAATTATTGATTAACGGCAGGTTTAATAGTTTTTACAATTATATCAATGGTCGTTTTTTAAGTCTGCTTTTCTTCGGAATGATTGTTAGTTATTTTAGTGTTTCTAAAATTCTAGATTACCTTATTAAACATTATGAACTTTATGTATGGAGTGTCTTCTTCGGAATGATAATCGGCTCCATTTATTACGTTAATAAAGATTTTAAAGATCGGAATTACAAAACTTATTTATCTTTAGCTATTGGTATTTTACTTGGTGTAGGTATTAGTTTTTTAAGTCCAGCTAAGGAAAATGACAACCTCTGGTTTGTGTTTTTCTGCGGAATTATTAGCGTATCGGGAATGACCCTTCCTGGGTTTTCAGGCTCATTCATTCTTATTCTACTCGGTAATTATGTACTACTTTTAGTCGATTCTGTCAATGCGCTTTACGATACATTTTCTGAAATGTTTAATGGTAATTTTAGCTTTACGGCAAATCCTGACCGCATTAGAATGCTAAAAGTTTTAGCCGCTTTCACTTTAGGTTCTGTTACTGGTTTAATTACGTTTTCTCACCTATTAAGCTATATATTAAAACATTATAAGAGTATTACAACCTCTGCAATATTAGGGTTTATCATTGGCTCTTTAGGTGTTGTTTGGCCATGGAAAAAAACCATTTACAAGCTAGATAGTAATGGTAGTTTTCTTTTCGATTCAACAGGATCCAAAGTCGTTCAAAATTATCAACGTTTTTTTCCAGAATTAAACACAGATACTTATTTAGCAATTGGCTTTATTATAGTTGGTATAGCCCTCGTTTTAGCCCTAGAATGGTACGGACAAAAAACAAGACATTTAAAAGATTAA
- a CDS encoding DUF368 domain-containing protein encodes MQRRLKDYLIISLKGLAMGAADAVPGVSGGTIAFISGIYEELINTISNINASLIKSLFTKGIKPFWQQLNGNFLLALMTGIMVSFVSVMRLAKYLLENHPVLIWSFFFGLIVASIFFVGKQIRKWNLAVIISLIIGAFIAYYITTLPASSNNENPWFLFIAGAIAICAMILPGISGAFILIILGAYKALSDAFHDFDIKKILIFASGALVGLLSFSHLLKWLFKNYHNVTLAILTGFIFGSLNKVWPWKKTLTWHTNSEGIKSAVLQESVSPFSFDGNNQLLFSLILMIIGFLTIFILEKVGNKK; translated from the coding sequence ATGCAAAGACGCTTAAAAGACTATTTAATTATTTCGCTTAAAGGCCTTGCTATGGGAGCAGCCGATGCTGTTCCAGGCGTTTCGGGAGGTACAATTGCTTTTATTTCTGGTATTTACGAGGAATTAATCAATACCATAAGCAATATAAATGCTTCTTTAATTAAATCCCTTTTTACTAAAGGTATAAAACCATTTTGGCAACAACTTAACGGCAACTTTCTACTTGCATTAATGACAGGTATTATGGTCAGTTTTGTATCGGTAATGCGATTAGCCAAATACTTATTAGAAAATCATCCTGTACTTATCTGGTCTTTCTTTTTTGGTCTTATTGTAGCCAGTATTTTTTTCGTTGGAAAACAGATTAGAAAATGGAATTTAGCTGTCATTATTAGTTTAATAATTGGCGCCTTTATTGCCTATTACATTACAACACTTCCAGCTTCATCAAATAACGAGAACCCGTGGTTTTTATTTATTGCGGGTGCTATTGCTATTTGTGCCATGATTTTACCAGGGATTTCTGGAGCGTTCATTTTAATAATTCTAGGCGCATACAAAGCACTTAGTGATGCTTTTCATGATTTTGACATCAAAAAAATATTAATTTTTGCTAGTGGAGCTCTTGTTGGGTTATTGAGTTTTAGTCATTTATTAAAATGGTTATTCAAAAATTACCATAACGTCACTTTAGCGATACTTACAGGATTCATTTTTGGTTCACTAAACAAAGTTTGGCCATGGAAAAAAACCTTAACCTGGCATACTAATTCCGAAGGAATCAAATCGGCCGTTTTACAAGAAAGCGTATCACCTTTTTCTTTCGATGGAAATAATCAATTACTTTTTTCTTTAATCTTAATGATTATAGGGTTTTTAACCATTTTTATTCTTGAAAAAGTAGGGAACAAAAAATAA
- a CDS encoding tetratricopeptide repeat protein has protein sequence MEFGHDHNNSLPLTKFESMLKTNHVLFFDSEEFENIIHHYLNLGKIALAKKAIKLGLDQHPTSINLKLFRVEVFVFEDKLKEAELLLDELYSIDPLNEEIYIQKANIFSKKDNHEKAIEVLKQALQLTDDVVDLYSLIGMEYLFLDKFEEAKINFMKCLESDIEDYSALYNIIYCFEYLNENEEAIKYLNTFLDKNPYCEVAWHQLGIQYFALKKLKKALAAFDFAIISDDTFIGAYIERGKVLEKLGRYQDAIENYSITLKLDDPTSFALLHIGNCYEKLKKDDLALQYYDRTVHEDPLLDKGWIAITKFYNRRKNYQRALYFINKAINIDSENVVYWKLYAQINQRLNFYEEAERGYKKTLELGNYELNTWLTRGDLLIKLGEPEAAIDNFEQAVEFYSDSAELEYRLAGLYLALHETDKGTFHLKNAIKLNEEYSFIIEELFPEIYTKISVQGLLKQNSK, from the coding sequence ATGGAGTTTGGTCACGACCACAATAATAGCTTACCATTAACGAAATTTGAATCGATGCTTAAAACAAATCATGTTTTATTTTTCGATTCAGAAGAGTTTGAGAATATCATTCATCATTATCTAAACCTAGGAAAAATTGCTTTGGCTAAAAAAGCAATTAAATTAGGCTTGGACCAGCACCCTACATCCATTAATTTAAAATTATTTCGGGTAGAAGTTTTTGTGTTTGAAGATAAACTTAAAGAAGCCGAATTATTGCTTGACGAACTTTATAGCATTGATCCGCTAAATGAAGAAATCTACATTCAAAAAGCTAATATTTTTTCTAAAAAAGATAATCATGAAAAAGCCATTGAAGTTCTAAAACAGGCACTACAACTAACAGATGATGTGGTAGATTTATATTCATTAATAGGTATGGAATATCTATTTTTAGATAAATTTGAAGAAGCCAAAATCAACTTCATGAAATGTCTTGAAAGTGATATCGAAGATTATTCGGCACTCTACAACATTATTTATTGCTTCGAGTATTTAAATGAAAATGAAGAAGCTATAAAGTATTTAAACACATTCTTAGATAAAAACCCTTATTGCGAAGTAGCTTGGCACCAATTAGGTATTCAATATTTCGCTCTAAAGAAACTAAAAAAAGCATTGGCAGCTTTTGATTTTGCTATCATTTCAGATGATACTTTTATTGGAGCATATATAGAACGCGGTAAAGTATTAGAGAAATTAGGCCGTTATCAAGACGCTATTGAAAATTACTCAATTACTTTAAAATTAGACGATCCAACTTCTTTTGCTCTATTGCATATTGGAAATTGCTATGAAAAATTAAAAAAAGACGATTTAGCATTACAATATTATGATAGAACTGTTCATGAAGACCCTTTATTAGATAAAGGTTGGATAGCTATTACTAAATTTTATAACCGAAGAAAAAATTACCAACGTGCTCTCTATTTTATAAATAAAGCAATTAATATAGACTCCGAAAATGTTGTGTATTGGAAACTTTATGCTCAAATAAATCAACGTTTAAATTTTTATGAAGAAGCAGAACGCGGATACAAAAAAACACTAGAACTCGGCAATTACGAACTAAACACTTGGTTAACACGAGGTGATTTATTAATTAAATTAGGCGAACCAGAAGCGGCAATTGATAATTTTGAACAAGCTGTAGAGTTCTATTCAGATAGCGCAGAATTAGAATATCGTCTTGCGGGATTATATTTAGCACTTCATGAAACCGATAAAGGTACGTTTCACCTAAAAAATGCTATAAAATTAAATGAAGAATATAGCTTTATTATTGAGGAACTTTTTCCTGAGATATACACAAAAATCTCTGTACAAGGCTTGCTAAAACAAAATTCCAAGTAA
- a CDS encoding aspartate aminotransferase family protein: MKPDFLNHQAQTSPHPLAMEISHANGSYIYDANNKAYLDFVAGVSACPLGHQHPKVIGAIKNQLDKYSHVMVYGEYIQKPAVELTKLLAKHLPQSLQSTYLTNSGTEAIEGALKLARRATGRSEIIAANKAYHGNTMGALSIMGFEERKQAFRPLLPDVKFIDFNNEDHINEITTKTACVILETIQGGAGFIQPKNGYLEKIRKQCDAVGALLILDEIQPGFGRTGKLFGFEHYNCIPDILVTGKGLGGGMPIGAFTASLGLMNLLQDNPKLGHITTFGGHPVIAASALATLTEITESNLMQEALKKEQLFRKLLVHPLIKEIRGIGLMLAIITPSDDITNTLILKCQDDGLILFWLLFESKAVRITPPLTISNEEIIEGCTKITNILDEIKNT, translated from the coding sequence ATGAAACCAGATTTCCTAAACCACCAAGCCCAAACCTCTCCTCACCCATTAGCCATGGAAATTTCCCATGCCAACGGTTCATATATCTATGATGCCAACAACAAAGCCTATCTAGATTTTGTTGCAGGAGTTTCAGCTTGTCCATTAGGACACCAACATCCAAAGGTTATAGGAGCAATAAAAAATCAATTGGACAAATACTCACACGTTATGGTTTATGGCGAATACATACAAAAACCAGCCGTAGAGCTTACCAAACTTTTAGCGAAACATTTACCACAATCTTTACAATCTACTTATTTAACTAATTCAGGGACCGAAGCCATAGAAGGCGCTCTAAAACTAGCGAGGAGAGCGACTGGCAGAAGCGAAATTATAGCAGCAAACAAAGCATACCATGGCAACACCATGGGAGCGTTGAGCATTATGGGTTTTGAAGAACGCAAACAAGCTTTCAGACCGCTGCTCCCCGATGTTAAATTTATAGATTTCAATAATGAAGATCATATAAACGAAATAACAACAAAGACAGCTTGTGTTATTTTAGAAACCATCCAAGGTGGCGCAGGATTTATTCAACCAAAAAACGGTTATTTAGAAAAAATCAGAAAACAATGTGATGCTGTTGGAGCTCTTTTAATTTTAGATGAAATTCAGCCAGGTTTTGGTAGAACAGGAAAACTTTTTGGCTTCGAACATTACAACTGCATTCCTGATATTTTAGTTACCGGCAAAGGCCTTGGAGGCGGTATGCCTATTGGTGCATTTACAGCGTCTTTAGGATTAATGAATTTACTTCAAGACAATCCAAAACTAGGCCATATTACAACGTTTGGAGGTCATCCAGTAATTGCTGCATCGGCATTAGCAACTCTAACCGAAATTACAGAGAGTAATTTAATGCAAGAAGCTCTCAAAAAAGAACAACTTTTTAGAAAACTACTAGTTCACCCTCTAATAAAAGAGATTAGAGGTATCGGACTTATGTTAGCTATAATCACACCTTCAGATGACATTACAAATACACTTATTTTAAAATGTCAAGATGACGGTTTAATATTATTTTGGCTACTTTTCGAGTCTAAAGCAGTTAGAATAACACCTCCTTTAACCATTTCTAACGAAGAAATCATTGAAGGTTGCACTAAAATAACAAATATTTTGGACGAAATAAAAAACACTTAA
- a CDS encoding OstA-like protein — MIRIKHIYIFIFFLFGLSVLLNAQDKKKIKIEYAGRLNVDEENYPGAKVLTRNSMQQVHIVHAGSNMWCDKAIYYSGENFVEAYGNVIVKQGDTITMTSKYVEYSGTSQLAFASGEVILKSPNSTISSDTLYFDRIKQQSFYKSGGNVVKDSSGTITSKIGRYYMKDKKFQFVDDVVLTGDGTVVNSNYFDFYEDTGLAYLFGPSTIITEDSKTYCEKGFYDTKNKTGYALKDSKIYYDDRIIEGDSLYFDNTKSFASATNNIKITDTINNSIVTGHYAEVFRAKDSLFITKRALVTTVQEKDSVYLHADKIMVTGKPENRITRAYYNAKLFKTDISAKADSIHADQKTGITELINLDRFASTDAFSTKRRPILWNNANQMTGDTIHLISNSKTEKLDSLRVFNNAFIISKDTISENGYNQIFGITLVGLFNDANELREVNINKNAESIFYTRDEKQELIGIDKAKSGSIKMLFANSDIEEYTRLNTVDGTLFPEKDYQEKDKFLKGFDWREDERPLSVDDLFKEDEPFELTVIKGLEDYVPQENFFDEELLERMKYSRKKYKPTLEDHNQENLIKYDSEFNKWPNKLRIKITSKTEKSPNKTQSTPNIIGITNDSGHIIYNTNKTIGTFKFKIWLKGSGNICIFLQENGNNHTIYEILDIELTNEWKQYEIKSTKENDGSSLRCGVGQIRTGDDFYLWNAQLYEISN, encoded by the coding sequence ATTTTTCCTTTTTGGACTTTCGGTACTACTAAACGCTCAAGATAAAAAGAAAATAAAAATTGAATATGCCGGGCGATTAAATGTAGATGAAGAAAATTATCCTGGAGCAAAAGTACTAACGCGTAACAGCATGCAACAAGTACATATTGTTCATGCAGGTAGTAATATGTGGTGCGATAAAGCAATTTACTACAGTGGTGAAAATTTTGTTGAAGCTTACGGAAATGTTATTGTAAAACAGGGTGACACCATCACCATGACTTCTAAATATGTAGAATACAGTGGCACCTCTCAATTAGCTTTTGCGAGTGGTGAAGTTATTTTAAAAAGCCCTAATTCAACCATTTCTTCAGATACTTTATATTTCGATCGTATTAAACAGCAATCATTTTATAAAAGTGGCGGTAATGTAGTCAAAGATTCTTCAGGTACTATTACCAGTAAAATTGGTCGTTATTATATGAAAGACAAAAAATTTCAATTTGTTGATGACGTTGTTTTAACAGGTGATGGAACTGTAGTAAACTCAAATTATTTCGATTTTTATGAAGATACTGGACTTGCATATTTATTTGGTCCATCAACAATAATAACAGAAGACAGTAAAACCTATTGCGAAAAAGGCTTCTATGATACAAAAAATAAAACCGGCTATGCTCTAAAAGATTCTAAGATATATTATGATGATCGTATTATCGAAGGTGATAGTCTATATTTTGACAACACAAAAAGTTTTGCCTCTGCAACAAACAATATTAAAATTACTGACACTATTAATAACAGTATTGTAACAGGCCATTACGCCGAAGTTTTTAGAGCTAAAGATTCACTTTTTATAACTAAACGTGCTTTAGTCACCACAGTTCAAGAAAAAGATTCTGTATACCTTCATGCTGATAAAATAATGGTTACCGGTAAACCGGAAAATAGGATTACTCGAGCTTATTACAACGCTAAATTGTTTAAAACAGACATTAGCGCCAAAGCCGATTCTATTCATGCTGATCAAAAAACTGGAATTACCGAATTAATAAATCTAGATCGTTTTGCTTCTACAGATGCTTTTTCAACAAAGCGACGACCTATTCTTTGGAATAACGCAAACCAAATGACAGGTGATACCATTCATTTAATTTCAAACTCAAAAACAGAAAAACTAGATTCACTTCGTGTTTTCAATAACGCATTTATCATTAGTAAAGACACTATAAGTGAAAATGGGTACAATCAGATTTTTGGTATAACTCTAGTTGGTTTATTTAACGATGCTAATGAATTAAGAGAAGTAAATATTAATAAAAATGCTGAATCTATATTCTATACACGTGATGAAAAACAAGAATTAATAGGTATCGACAAAGCTAAATCTGGTAGTATAAAGATGTTATTTGCAAATAGTGACATTGAAGAATACACTAGATTAAACACAGTTGATGGCACACTATTCCCTGAAAAAGATTATCAAGAAAAAGATAAATTTCTAAAAGGTTTCGACTGGAGAGAAGATGAGCGCCCTCTAAGTGTTGATGATTTATTTAAAGAAGATGAACCTTTTGAATTAACTGTTATTAAAGGCTTGGAAGATTATGTGCCGCAGGAGAACTTTTTTGATGAGGAGTTGTTGGAGCGGATGAAATATTCCAGAAAAAAATACAAACCTACTTTAGAAGACCATAATCAAGAAAACTTAATCAAATATGATTCGGAATTTAATAAATGGCCCAATAAATTAAGAATAAAAATTACATCTAAAACAGAAAAATCTCCAAACAAAACTCAATCTACTCCAAACATAATTGGTATAACAAACGATAGTGGGCATATAATTTATAATACAAATAAAACCATAGGTACCTTTAAATTCAAAATTTGGTTAAAAGGAAGCGGTAACATCTGTATTTTTTTACAAGAAAATGGAAACAATCATACTATTTACGAAATACTAGACATTGAATTAACTAACGAATGGAAACAGTACGAAATAAAAAGCACAAAAGAAAACGACGGGTCAAGTCTTAGATGTGGTGTTGGGCAGATCCGAACTGGAGACGATTTTTATTTATGGAATGCCCAATTATATGAAATATCTAATTAA